The Penaeus vannamei isolate JL-2024 chromosome 13, ASM4276789v1, whole genome shotgun sequence genome window below encodes:
- the LOC113814931 gene encoding uncharacterized protein, with protein MRTCRISPRSLGTKILFLAALAIWTIIGALLDVVERDSVNYVDDPWYDWMDKKRYRPLPGRNVTYAKIQDDVDSPAWTPKRLVQLLEESSSTCRKMTDLGGFYSCKDCQTCHVDGNKYICFDPDVSPHPGDCLIYSFGVGGEVSWDTAMVHLNCSVFAFDMTSKTWDNGMLIENLHFLALGLGPDNVDADIQMHNATHPNRRDEKKSFFRTLETVRDFLGHSERAIDVLKLDIEFAEWDFFESLFRSPEKSRILQDVKQIALEVHLDDLKHESAAKRVRGGQRVERILETLQSHGFHLVHTELNTAFQVFADVRGEVLPLFRESLYVRRP; from the exons ATGCGCACCTGCCGCATCAGCCCGCGCTCCCTGGGTACCAAAATCTTATTCCTTGCCGCCCTTGCAATATGGACAATCATTGGCGCTTTGCTCGATGTGGTAGAGCGGGATTCTGTAAACTATGTAGATGATCCTTGGTATGACTGGATGGATAAGAAAAGGTACCGCCCTCTGCCCGGCCGCAACGTTACTTACGCCAAAATTCAG GACGACGTGGACTCCCCCGCGTGGACGCCCAAACGCCTGGTGCAGCTGCTGGAGGAGTCGTCGAGCACCTGCAGGAAGATGACGGACCTCGGGGGATTCTACAGCTGCAAGGACTGTCAGACTTGCCACGTCGACGGAAACAAATACATCTGTTTCGATCCGGACGTAAG ccCCCACCCCGGCGACTGCCTCATCTACTCCTTCGGCGTCGGAGGTGAGGTCAGCTGGGACACGGCGATGGTTCACCTCAACTGCTCCGTCTTCGCGTTTGACATGACCTCCAAGACCTGGGATAACGGCATGCTGATCGAGAACCTTCACTTCCTCGCCCTGGGTCTCGGTCCTGATAACGTTGAT GCGGACATCCAGATGCACAACGCCACGCACCCCAACCGGAGGGACGAAAAGAAGTCCTTTTTCCGCACCCTGGAGACCGTGAGGGACTTCCTGGGCCACAGCGAGAGGGCCATCGACGTCCTCAAGTTGGACATCGAATTCGCCGAGTGGGACTTCTTCGAGAGCCTCTTCCGCTCCCCCGAGAAGTCGAGGATTCTGCAGGATGTCAAGCAGATTGCgttggag GTCCACCTCGACGACCTGAAGCACGAATCAGCAGCGAAGAGAGTGCGAGGTGGACAGCGTGTGGAGCGGATCCTGGAGACTCTGCAATCACACGGTTTCCACCTCGTCCACACGGAGCTCAACACGGCGTTCCAG GTATTTGCGGACGTTCGAGGTGAAGTCCTGCCGCTGTTTAGGGAATCGCTTTATGTGCGGCGTCCCTGA
- the LOC113814938 gene encoding uncharacterized protein, protein MRTKEVMFASLALQAFFLLSSEAFDSIDKLQLMEAKMNSNGPLCNVPLSSQAFDELNNGPFPGDKEGDLFCEVPFKEWYCYGLCDCIHRFCDNEGRGRPRCDWCAKNCYNGVEPTDPDYDY, encoded by the exons ATGAGGACCAAGGAGGTGATGTTCGCGTCCCTGGCGCTCCAG gccttcttcctcctgtcctctgAGGCCTTTGATTCCATTGACAAGCTCCAGCTGATGGAGGCGAAGATGAACAGCAACGGCCCTCTGTGCAACGTGCCTCTGTCATCGCAGGCCTTCGACGAGCTGAACAACGGGCCCTTCCcgggagacaaggaaggagacTTGTTTTGCGAAGTCCCTTTCAAGGAATGGTATTGCTATGGAC TCTGCGACTGCATCCACCGCTTCTGCGACAACGAGGGCCGGGGCCGACCGCGGTGTGACTGGTGCGCGAAAAACTGCTATAATGGAGTCGAACCCACA gATCCCGATTACGATTACTAA